In Streptomyces rapamycinicus NRRL 5491, the genomic stretch AGAGTTAGTAGAACCATGAACAACAGCGTGGACGTCGTGGTCATCGGTGCCGGGCAGGCGGGGTTGTCCGGGGCCCATCACCTGAGCCGGGCCGGGTACGAGCCCGGTACCGGCTTCGTGGTGCTCGACCACGCGCCCGCGCCCGGCGGGGCGTGGCAGTTCCGGTGGCCGTCGCTGACGTACGGCAAGGTGCACGGGATGTACGACCTGCCCGGCATGCGGCTGACCAGCGACGACGCGGATCCCGAGCGGCCCTCGTCCGAGGTGATCCCCGCGTACTTCGCACGCTACGAGCGCGCCTTCGACCTGCGGGTGGTCCGGCCCGTGCACGTCGACGCCGTACGGGACGGGGACGACGGCCGGCTGCTGGTCGAGACCTCGGCCGGGACCTGGGCCGCGCGGGCGCTGATCAACGCGACCGGGACCTGGGACCGGCCGTTCTGGCCCCGCTACCCCGGACAGGAGACCTTCCGGGGGCGGCAGCTGCACACCGCGCAGTACCCGGGGCCGGAGGCGTTCGCCGGGCAGCGGGTGATCGTCGTCGGGGGCGGGGCCTCCGGGGTGCAGCATCTGCTGGAGATCGCGGAGGTGGCGGCGGAGACCACCTGGGTGACCCGGCGCCCGCCGGTGTTCCGCGAGGGGCCGTTCGGCGAGGTGCGGGGGCGGGCGGCGGTGGCGCTGGTCGAGGAGCGGGTGCGGCGGGGACTGCCACCGCAGAGCGTGGTGTCCGTGACCGGGCTGCCCCTGACCGAGCCGATGCTGCGGGCCCGGGAGAAGGGCATCCTGGACCGGCTGCCGATGTTCGAGCGGATCACCCCGGACGGGGTGGCCTGGGCGGATGGGCGTCATGTCGAGGCGGACACGATCCTCTGGGCCACCGGTTTCCGCGCCGCGATCGACCATCTCGCCCCGCTGCGGC encodes the following:
- a CDS encoding NAD(P)-binding domain-containing protein is translated as MNNSVDVVVIGAGQAGLSGAHHLSRAGYEPGTGFVVLDHAPAPGGAWQFRWPSLTYGKVHGMYDLPGMRLTSDDADPERPSSEVIPAYFARYERAFDLRVVRPVHVDAVRDGDDGRLLVETSAGTWAARALINATGTWDRPFWPRYPGQETFRGRQLHTAQYPGPEAFAGQRVIVVGGGASGVQHLLEIAEVAAETTWVTRRPPVFREGPFGEVRGRAAVALVEERVRRGLPPQSVVSVTGLPLTEPMLRAREKGILDRLPMFERITPDGVAWADGRHVEADTILWATGFRAAIDHLAPLRLRERGGGIAVEGTRAVRDPRVHLVGYGPSASTVGANRAGRAAVHEIQALLGAPDDSQWSPEKAAVGR